One region of Zingiber officinale cultivar Zhangliang chromosome 7B, Zo_v1.1, whole genome shotgun sequence genomic DNA includes:
- the LOC122007138 gene encoding uncharacterized protein LOC122007138 isoform X3 gives MKKNSKSLSSAFSLLWPNVSSNSQTTSKSYLRFEVQTDEISIMQDTKSKRCISHNNKEQMLDSKPSFNLLLDFLNKIGWFINLYKRSNLSHEIRRQGGQKEEIGWFMHAISSRMEEQIIERKKNLLLHKVGRGKKIVLRKVGKEKKISRR, from the exons ATGAAAAAGAATAGCAAGTCATTGTCTTCTGCCTTCTCTCTTTTATGGCCCAACGTATCATCTAATTCCCAGACCACTTCCAAGTCTTACTTGAGATTTGAGGTCCAAACAGATGAAATTAG TATCATGCAGGATACCAAGAGCAAACGCTGCATTAGCCACAACAACAAAGAGCAAATGTTGGATTCAAAACCATCTTTTAATCTTTTGCTTG ATTTTCTCAACAAAATTGGTTGGTTCATTAATTTGTACAAGAGAAGCAATTTATCTCATGAAATTCGAAGACAAGGAGGGCAAAAAGAAGAAATTGGTTGGTTCATGCATGCTATTAGCTCGAGGATGGAGGAACAAATtattgaaaggaaaaaaaacttgTTATTACATAAAGTAGGCAGAGGAAAGAAAATCGTATTGAGGAAGGTAGGTAAAGAGAAGAAAATCTCAAGGAGATGA
- the LOC122007138 gene encoding poly(A)-specific ribonuclease PARN-like isoform X2 produces MQVTRSNFNAALEGLRACVEESDFVVVDLEMTGVTSAPWRDSFEFDRSDVRYLKLKDSAEKFAVVQFGVCPFRWDSSKDSFFAHPHNFYIFPRNELPLHGPPDDFLWIPRANAALATTTKSKCWIQNHLLIFCLIFSTKLVGSLICTREAIYLMKFEDKEGKKKKLVGSCMLLARGWRNKLLKGKKTCYYIK; encoded by the exons ATGCAGGTGACGAGGTCCAATTTCAACGCGGCGCTGGAGGGCCTTAGGGCCTGCGTAGAGGAGTCGGACTTCGTGGTCGTTGACCTTGAGATGACCGGCGTGACGAGTGCCCCATGGAGGGACTCGTTCGAGTTCGACCGATCCGATGTCCGTTACCTTAAGCTGAAGGACTCCGCTGAGAAGTTCGCTGTCGTGCAGTTCGGTGTCTGTCCCTTCCGCTGGGATTCATCCAAGGACTCCTTCTTCGCCCATCC GCATAACTTCTATATCTTTCCACGGAATGAGTTGCCACTTCATGGGCCACCTGATGATTTCCTATG GATACCAAGAGCAAACGCTGCATTAGCCACAACAACAAAGAGCAAATGTTGGATTCAAAACCATCTTTTAATCTTTTGCTTG ATTTTCTCAACAAAATTGGTTGGTTCATTAATTTGTACAAGAGAAGCAATTTATCTCATGAAATTCGAAGACAAGGAGGGCAAAAAGAAGAAATTGGTTGGTTCATGCATGCTATTAGCTCGAGGATGGAGGAACAAATtattgaaaggaaaaaaaacttgTTATTACATAAAGTAG
- the LOC122007138 gene encoding poly(A)-specific ribonuclease PARN-like isoform X1, with the protein MQVTRSNFNAALEGLRACVEESDFVVVDLEMTGVTSAPWRDSFEFDRSDVRYLKLKDSAEKFAVVQFGVCPFRWDSSKDSFFAHPHNFYIFPRNELPLHGPPDDFLWQVTSIDFLAKCQFDFNACIYEVSCRIPRANAALATTTKSKCWIQNHLLIFCLIFSTKLVGSLICTREAIYLMKFEDKEGKKKKLVGSCMLLARGWRNKLLKGKKTCYYIK; encoded by the exons ATGCAGGTGACGAGGTCCAATTTCAACGCGGCGCTGGAGGGCCTTAGGGCCTGCGTAGAGGAGTCGGACTTCGTGGTCGTTGACCTTGAGATGACCGGCGTGACGAGTGCCCCATGGAGGGACTCGTTCGAGTTCGACCGATCCGATGTCCGTTACCTTAAGCTGAAGGACTCCGCTGAGAAGTTCGCTGTCGTGCAGTTCGGTGTCTGTCCCTTCCGCTGGGATTCATCCAAGGACTCCTTCTTCGCCCATCC GCATAACTTCTATATCTTTCCACGGAATGAGTTGCCACTTCATGGGCCACCTGATGATTTCCTATGGCAAGTAACATCCATCGACTTCCTTGCTAAATGCCAATTTGACTTCAATGCATGCATATATGAAG TATCATGCAGGATACCAAGAGCAAACGCTGCATTAGCCACAACAACAAAGAGCAAATGTTGGATTCAAAACCATCTTTTAATCTTTTGCTTG ATTTTCTCAACAAAATTGGTTGGTTCATTAATTTGTACAAGAGAAGCAATTTATCTCATGAAATTCGAAGACAAGGAGGGCAAAAAGAAGAAATTGGTTGGTTCATGCATGCTATTAGCTCGAGGATGGAGGAACAAATtattgaaaggaaaaaaaacttgTTATTACATAAAGTAG
- the LOC122007138 gene encoding poly(A)-specific ribonuclease PARN-like isoform X4, producing the protein MQVTRSNFNAALEGLRACVEESDFVVVDLEMTGVTSAPWRDSFEFDRSDVRYLKLKDSAEKFAVVQFGVCPFRWDSSKDSFFAHPHNFYIFPRNELPLHGPPDDFLWQVTSIDFLAKCQFDFNACIYEGYQEQTLH; encoded by the exons ATGCAGGTGACGAGGTCCAATTTCAACGCGGCGCTGGAGGGCCTTAGGGCCTGCGTAGAGGAGTCGGACTTCGTGGTCGTTGACCTTGAGATGACCGGCGTGACGAGTGCCCCATGGAGGGACTCGTTCGAGTTCGACCGATCCGATGTCCGTTACCTTAAGCTGAAGGACTCCGCTGAGAAGTTCGCTGTCGTGCAGTTCGGTGTCTGTCCCTTCCGCTGGGATTCATCCAAGGACTCCTTCTTCGCCCATCC GCATAACTTCTATATCTTTCCACGGAATGAGTTGCCACTTCATGGGCCACCTGATGATTTCCTATGGCAAGTAACATCCATCGACTTCCTTGCTAAATGCCAATTTGACTTCAATGCATGCATATATGAAG GATACCAAGAGCAAACGCTGCATTAG
- the LOC122007138 gene encoding poly(A)-specific ribonuclease PARN-like isoform X5 encodes MQVTRSNFNAALEGLRACVEESDFVVVDLEMTGVTSAPWRDSFEFDRSDVRYLKLKDSAEKFAVVQFGVCPFRWDSSKDSFFAHPHNFYIFPRNELPLHGPPDDFLWQVTSIDFLAKCQFDFNACIYEERCP; translated from the exons ATGCAGGTGACGAGGTCCAATTTCAACGCGGCGCTGGAGGGCCTTAGGGCCTGCGTAGAGGAGTCGGACTTCGTGGTCGTTGACCTTGAGATGACCGGCGTGACGAGTGCCCCATGGAGGGACTCGTTCGAGTTCGACCGATCCGATGTCCGTTACCTTAAGCTGAAGGACTCCGCTGAGAAGTTCGCTGTCGTGCAGTTCGGTGTCTGTCCCTTCCGCTGGGATTCATCCAAGGACTCCTTCTTCGCCCATCC GCATAACTTCTATATCTTTCCACGGAATGAGTTGCCACTTCATGGGCCACCTGATGATTTCCTATGGCAAGTAACATCCATCGACTTCCTTGCTAAATGCCAATTTGACTTCAATGCATGCATATATGAAG AAAGATGTCCTTGA
- the LOC122004795 gene encoding protein FD-like: MEEVWKDLSLSSLHQEDNNMLANSADFFAKYCHTNPPAKHSQPEPQPAEEFDRSNAERRKNRMMKNRESAARSRARKQAYTNELEKEVDKLHAENTMLRRQNEELKKSLEDQIRGVTKQILQRTLTAPF; this comes from the exons ATGGAAGAAGTGTGGAAGGACTTAAGTTTGAGCTCCCTTCACCAAGAAGACAACAACATGCTTGCCAATTCGGCAGACTTCTTCGCCAAATACTGCCACACTAATCCCCCAGCGAAGCACTCCCAGCCGGAGCCGCAGCCGGCCGAGGAATTCGACCGGAGCAATGCCGAAAGGCGAAAGAACCGGATGATGAAGAATCGGGAGTCGGCCGCGAGGTCGCGAGCCCGGAAGCAGGCCTACACTAACGAGCTGGAGAAGGAGGTGGACAAGCTGCATGCTGAGAACACAATGCTGAGGAGGCAGAATGAGGAG TTGAAGAAATCATTAGAAGATCAGATTAGAGGAGTCACAAAGCAAATCCTGCAAAGAACATTGACAGCTCCATTTTGA